Proteins from a genomic interval of Candidatus Rubidus massiliensis:
- a CDS encoding Small integral membrane protein — translation MLHWALIFLIVALIAGFLGFFGVAGVAADIAKILFILFLILFIISLISGRRV, via the coding sequence ATGTTACATTGGGCATTAATATTTTTAATTGTAGCCCTGATTGCTGGATTCCTAGGTTTCTTTGGAGTCGCAGGTGTAGCTGCAGATATCGCAAAAATTTTATTTATTCTCTTTCTAATATTGTTTATAATCTCATTGATCTCTGGAAGACGGGTGTGA
- the blh_2 gene encoding Beta-lactamase hydrolase-like protein: MEKFVKVTDECTIAGQPSMQDLSELETKGYKTVINFRENGEGNQPISPQEEERIVKDLGMEYIHFPMNLKTLTMDDIIRFDKIYSGLKQPVFAHCQRGVRAAVLLLINYAEKANMNGEEILNYADKLGIHLKNTDAGDVIRKFVAKGDK; this comes from the coding sequence ATGGAAAAATTTGTGAAAGTTACAGATGAATGCACGATAGCTGGCCAACCCTCTATGCAAGATTTATCTGAATTAGAAACTAAAGGCTATAAAACTGTTATTAATTTCCGTGAAAATGGGGAAGGAAATCAACCGATTTCTCCACAAGAGGAAGAAAGAATCGTCAAAGATTTGGGTATGGAATATATCCATTTTCCTATGAATTTAAAAACACTCACAATGGATGATATCATACGATTTGATAAAATCTATTCTGGTTTAAAACAACCTGTCTTTGCCCATTGTCAAAGAGGAGTTAGAGCCGCTGTTTTGTTACTGATAAATTACGCTGAAAAAGCAAACATGAATGGGGAAGAAATTCTAAACTATGCCGATAAACTTGGTATTCATTTAAAAAACACAGATGCTGGGGATGTTATCCGCAAATTTGTTGCTAAAGGTGACAAATAG